The Mytilus galloprovincialis chromosome 3, xbMytGall1.hap1.1, whole genome shotgun sequence genomic interval ctctaaCTCTGGTATCATGgctcacgtggagaatctcttagtttggccagccgtcaagagttcatttcgaatttgtgatataccagggtacccaccttaccctttcctgactaacttgtacgggtctagggcataagtgctatgggccattttgaAGCCAATAAGTACCTCTaactctggtatcatggcccacgtGGAGagtctcttagtttggccagccgccaatagtttatttcgaatttgtgatataccagggtacccatcTTACCCTTtactgactaactcgtacgggtctggGGCAAAAGTGCTACGTGCCATTTAAGAGCCAatacccacctctacctctggtatataATGGCTGATGtagagaatctcttagtttggccagccggtaatagttcagttcgacttcgttgtaaaccaggataccacatcccccttttaaccctctgctgacaaactcatacgggtctagggtataagtgctatcgGCCATTGCAACGGCAATAAATACCTCTaactctggtatcatggcccacgtggagaatctctaagtttggtcagccggcaatagttcatttcgaatttgtgatataccagggtacccaccttaccctttcctgactaacttgtacgggtctaggggataagtgctatgggccattttagagccAACACCCATCTCTACCTCTGGTATactggccgatgtggagaatctcttagtttggtcagccggcaatagttcagttcgattTCGTTGTAAACCAAGAAAAaatatcccccttttaaccctctgctgacaaactcgtacgggtctagggtatacgTGCTACGGGCCATTTTAAAAGCAATAagtacctctacctctggtatcatggcctacgttgagaatctcttagtttggccatccgtcaatagttcatttcgaattggtgatataccagggtacccaccttaccctttcctgactaactcgtacgggtctaggggataagtgctataagccatcAAGAGGCAAGacctacttctacctctggtataagaatctcttattttggccagccggcaatagtgtAATTTGACTTCGTTGTAAAGAAGGATACCATATACCCCTTTAAACCttctgctgacaaactcgtacgggtctagggtataagtgttaTTGGCCATTTCAAAAGGAATATGTAcctgtacctctggtatcataGCCAACGTGGAgtatctcttagtttggccagccggcaatagttcatttcgaatttgtgatatatgAGGGTACCCACCatactaactcgtacgggtcttggtCATaggtgctatgagccattttagaggcaatacctaCATCTACCTCTgttataatggccgatgtggagaatctatTACTTTGGCcaaccggcaatagttcagttcgacttcgtgatataccagggtatccCTTTACCCTGTGCTGATAAActtgtacgggtctagggcaataagtacctctactTCTGGTATAATGTGGAGAAGTGCTTAGCTTGGCCAgctggcaataatttatttcggATGCGTCGTAATATAACAGAGTACCCCTGTACCCTTTGTTAACTAACTAGCACGGGTCTAGGGCGTAAGCGCTTTGAGCAAATTTAAAGTGGATGactacctctacctctggtatagtGGCCCAAGAGTATAATCTCTTAGTttagccagccggcaataatttattCGGACTTTGTGATATACAAGAGTTCTCACCTTACCCGTTGCTGACACACTCGTAGTGGTCTAGGGAATAATTAATATGGGTTATGTTAAGAGACTACATCTGAATAGCAGTTTACCTTATTAAGTTAAGTCTCCAATTAGTCGCCGTAGTTTTAAATAAAGAAAGGTTATTAATAAAGTAATTGTCAGGGTTTACTTTACTCTTTTTCtttaattctaaatttttttttgtcttgtctgTTTGATATTGATGATAATCGATAGCATTTACGATATGAATACTTTTGAGATGGGACTATATTTGTACAAATTATGGAATGCCCACATGGTAATTAATTCCTTGTCATTTATTTCAGTTTGTAATTTAAAGTTTGTAATGTAAAGTTGCTATTTATGTAAATACTTTGAGAAGACAAGAATATTTATAAGAActgttcttttctttattttttcggTGTAATGTCCCGTTAAATTTctatttaatcatattttttttttatttattattgcttCAGTTTACATTTTTTCTCTTATCACAGACTTTTAATAGACCATTACTTGGTTTTATATTTATGGAAGCATTAACattgtttttgttacatttacaatgttgtttAAAGACACAGACCTTGCAGAAGACCCAAATTTGATTAagtaaacgcggacctcgaagaagacacccattgacatgcctgtttgaagcaatatcaaatataaataggaacgttatttaatcataatgatcgttcatagtttctaacaacacttcttcgaTCGCAAGTCAtgtcatgaatattattgacggctcatgaatattattgaaggttggcctcatgaatattaacgccggctgctaTCGACGGCTAGCTTCACACTAGTCATAAATCCTGCTCTCCCAAGCAAAGTATCTATCGGTACACATCCAACAGTGTCTAGACGTCATAAACAATCGGAGAAAAGCACGATGCTAGTTATCTTTTTTTGTGTGCATTAACAGTTAGCATCCagcaatttttatgaaaattgcttttttgttgatattaacgcagggatctccatggatgaaaattgaacgatggaggaactttcaccattacaaaccgtgtctacgctgtacagtgtagcgcgatcggaagtattttatccctccatacaaggaatggtgaacatgctaattcattgcttatttaaattatatttatttgaattttcattatagaattaaaagtatcaatattttcatttattgtcgtttttaaccattcaaatgccaagtcttcatggtccccccttagtcgagaatgaccaaaagctgtcatgaaggtccccatgtagatttcttgtatttttggtaattgttatgggggttaaaaatcatatgatgtggagcttatttttcgtggacactgtcaaattcagaacccgTTACCGGTATgtctgatttgcagcaacaacaaaacgattcgtacgggttatgtaaaaggttaaagagatttgtaaagcaaacgttgacaaatgaaaaggtttttaatgactttatctggcaaattgatgctgtgcaacatgcatctttcgagtctgaatcctagaaaccggaaacgcggatgtataaatttgattgtaatatacgaaatgaattcggaattacgatacgatatttctttacaggaaatatttaaggttttacttttaaacttttaaagtaattataaattattgttacagcagtactcgagttatttgcaatgaaattatatttactgttttgcgtcttattttgtacttctttaaaaagggggatgctgattgcgtaagtcaaaataaagcacgtgttcgacttgttaaactgttttctttataactggattattaatttatttatttaatctaaattatcataatcatttgctgaaacttagttgattaattcgacaaatggatcgtctatcctcagatagtattctcctgtctggtttgttgatctacctgtacaagctcaggtacaagtgattagcgatcttaatccggatatcccccAACTttattggattataacataaaaagcctaagggttatgcaattacatgcatttgattataattgataaaaaaaatggcgtcgggctacaaaaaacgatgaagttttgaacgatggcggaatacaatttaacgatggcgcaagacaatttaacgatggcgcgagtcatttgacgatggcgcaagacatttgaacgaaggcggtgcgccatcgttaaacaccCCATGGAGATCACTGTTAACGACGTATGTTTTAAACAAAGTTTACACTGTTTAAATATAGAATAGTACAAAGTCGAATTGAAGTATCAATGTTTGTTTATGACAACAGATGGCTGCGattttaaatgcaaaatattgaTCCCATCGAAAACTTTGTTACTAGTTACCTAGTAACATCATtcaattatttggtttttttacgtccagtggcaactattgcATAGATACCAAGACTATAACATGTTGTCGTTGGTTCTTGCTTGTCatatgtgttatttttttatatatatatgtatagtaaGCGTTTTAATCGGGATACATATCTCTATAGACTTCGAGCAAACCAGTCTTAAAACTAACTTCTAAAATCAGCTTTGTATTGCGAAGACATTCATTAAAAGTAATTTCAAAATGACATGACAACTTTTTAGAGAAATCTAGTGAATTGACTAAAGGGATCAAACGAATAAAGAATTTAAAATGGTATTGAAGATGTATGTTGTGGCAAGTGTTGTCATTTTTTAAAGAGCCATGTGATCTGGAGCTATCCAAACTctttagaggtttagctagctataaaactaggtttaatcttccattttttacatatgaaaatcctgtaccaaatcagaaatatgacagttgttatccattcgttttatgtgttggttttttttttattttaaaattgccattttatgagggactttcctttttaacTTTCCTCTTAGTTCggatttttttgtgattttactttttgctagaATAACATGATTTTGTTTGGTAGTTTGTTCTAAATCGTGTCGTAAGATATTCTTTGAGTCGAGACACAGCTATACATGTTTTGTAGTTTAGAGATGTCGAAACAGGAGTTGCGCATAGATGAATTGCATTATCTTAACAGATATGGTATTGAATTTACTAACACGACAACAAATCAACAGTGCTTATAATCCGCTTCATTTGGACCaataaatagttgtctcattggcaaccataccacatctttttaataTCTTGTGATGTATTTGAATCTTGATTGCGTATCTATAAAACAATTTGATACTGGTAATTTTAACATGTACGAAATCAAAAGTTTCCCTTTCGCTAACAAGCAACAGGGAAGAACTAGCACAGTGTGTTTACTATTGTATATGATATGATTTACAACACCATGTTTTATATGTGGGTGCAAACTTTATTAATAAATTGAACAATAAATGTCTatctattatttaatatatatgttttactgAGTCGCAGCATATTTATTAGCGCTAGTTATTAATGTATCACCACTAGTACTCTATGATGAAGATTATTCAACTACATCACTATTATCAGCAGATGTTTCACTTGCACTTTCTTGCTCTatttcctcttcttcttccgcttcctcctcctcctcctctgcctcttcttcttcctcttcatCATCTCCTTCTGCTTCCTCTGAAGATGTTTCTTCACTATCtccttcttcttcctcttcttcttcttgtTCTTCACTGCTGCTGTCACCTTctgaatattaaaattaaaatcaatatcTTTTTAACTATGAATGTAGAAACAAGAATCAAATTGCAAAGCAAATTCTTATTTTCATTTGCTTTCTAACTTTGCAGAACATCTCAGACGTatcattattaaataaaaaaaactataaaatacacaaaattgaaataattacaAATTCATAATTCACCCGACAACTTTCCTGTGAGATAAAGAAACAGTACAAATAcgaatataaaaatgaagaaatgTGGTAAGAAAGCCAAGGAGACCATCCACTAGAGTTCAAATGAAGCGGGAGAAACAATTATGTGTAGACtttcaaagaccaataaaaagtaaataaaagaaAGTATTGCACCGccataattataaaatataagatcatatatatcACACGTAACGGAAGTTGGACTACCTAAAAGATTATCAAGTCAGAGGTATAATCTGTTATAGACATGGAAAAAACTAACATATCTACTTGCAATTTCAAGACGTCAATAAGCCTCGGTATGAGATTGGTACTATTTGTTAAGTTTATACAATACACACCTTCTTCTTCGCTTGTTTCTTCTGGTGCTTCCACAGACATAGGGGcgactaaaattaaaatatacatgAATCAGATAATGAACTAATTCTAACGaataattttgacaaattcaATCCCACACGTGTACATTCAGACCATCAATTCTTCCAATGCAATTTAGATCATATAAAAGTTGCCC includes:
- the LOC143069046 gene encoding uncharacterized protein LOC143069046, which encodes MKVFVILCAFAACMFAAGESVPGVEPPVIDPPVIDPPALETSDAVVVPDAPAVAVEAPVEATEEVAPMSVEAPEETSEEEEGDSSSEEQEEEEEEEGDSEETSSEEAEGDDEEEEEEAEEEEEEAEEEEEIEQESASETSADNSDVVE